A region from the Leptospira neocaledonica genome encodes:
- a CDS encoding sigma 54-interacting transcriptional regulator — protein sequence MSLDLPFRNGLFKLRFYFMYLQFLTLSFLIAVLLCILGVVYCLSVKNKISGIRELMLSFLCLVFLYSACVYASIETDPRGALHRWISVSAALFAAVFFQRFFLKFPSVIFPKVSSYLFKIQLGIAAFISLWFVWETKDSVKTFRFNGQYWDLTATFPGRVVAIISLFLVLSVIVIAIVQILRNKDQKRIALAGILGSFFLNFLIPTIYLTLFRLGQVSAEVFVNALAISVIFGFFVFHIFFVSYGGHRTSLTVRILTIVLAMALSVTQVMSGGLSKAIENEYDSIQTNVLQNAKLSSPPKDSVFLSKIGENTSKSDLSAAVLGVRSFILTSSGKPLLVYQNFINNTEMGLEYSSYRNFVHAYVLDWAIRLFVGLCVLILGFLIFMKISILNPLFALLKGLDRVEGGELSVEVEVRNKDEIGLLTHAFNAMVRSIREARQELQQYTSNLERTILERDSIYDAVPQERILSNKTLIYASRSMQAVVDRVERISGREQPVLITGETGTGKEIIAGLLHELGRGKDSPFVPINCAAVPANLWESQIFGYVRGAFTDAKSDYAGLVAEANGGTIFFDEVGEMPIEIQPKILRLLQERKYKQVGGRSELKAECRAIFATHRNLRSMVAKGTFREDLYYRINVFEIGIPPLRERRSDIPFLTNRFVEHYSKQMEMDKPNISEEVMDLFLEFPWSGNIRELENCIIRTLADLKGDHIKISDLPPELLELKNSQREEIGEIPIANGSYAAGFEPLVSMYSRRLIETALQKCKGNKSEAARLLKISRGKLQYQMKMLDME from the coding sequence ATGTCGCTTGACCTTCCGTTTCGGAATGGTCTTTTTAAACTCCGCTTTTATTTCATGTATCTCCAATTCCTGACCCTTTCCTTTTTAATCGCAGTGCTACTATGTATTTTGGGCGTAGTCTATTGCCTGAGCGTAAAAAATAAGATCTCAGGGATCAGGGAGTTGATGCTCTCCTTTTTATGTTTGGTCTTTTTATATTCTGCATGCGTATATGCCTCCATCGAAACAGATCCAAGAGGAGCATTGCATAGATGGATTTCAGTTTCTGCAGCGTTGTTCGCCGCTGTTTTTTTCCAAAGATTTTTTCTAAAATTCCCCTCCGTTATTTTTCCTAAAGTTTCTTCTTATCTTTTTAAGATCCAATTAGGGATCGCCGCGTTTATCTCTCTTTGGTTCGTATGGGAGACGAAGGACTCGGTCAAAACTTTTAGATTTAACGGACAATATTGGGATCTAACTGCTACATTTCCAGGAAGAGTTGTCGCGATCATTTCCTTATTTTTAGTTCTAAGTGTAATCGTCATAGCAATTGTTCAGATCTTAAGGAACAAGGATCAGAAAAGGATTGCACTTGCAGGGATCTTAGGCTCCTTCTTCCTGAATTTTTTAATACCCACGATCTATCTTACATTGTTCAGGCTCGGTCAAGTAAGCGCAGAAGTTTTTGTAAACGCATTAGCAATCTCTGTGATCTTCGGATTTTTTGTGTTTCATATATTTTTCGTGAGTTATGGAGGGCATAGAACTTCTCTCACCGTCAGGATCTTAACTATAGTTCTTGCAATGGCCTTATCTGTGACCCAAGTGATGTCGGGTGGATTAAGTAAAGCGATAGAGAACGAATACGATAGTATCCAAACAAACGTATTACAAAATGCAAAACTATCTTCTCCTCCTAAGGACTCTGTTTTTCTTTCTAAGATTGGGGAAAATACTTCCAAATCGGATCTGAGCGCAGCAGTTCTCGGAGTTCGTTCGTTCATTTTAACCTCTTCCGGAAAACCTCTGCTCGTATATCAAAATTTTATTAATAATACGGAGATGGGACTGGAATATTCTTCTTATAGAAATTTTGTCCACGCCTATGTTCTGGATTGGGCGATCCGATTATTTGTAGGTCTTTGTGTACTGATTTTGGGTTTTCTGATCTTTATGAAGATCTCCATCTTAAATCCTTTATTTGCTTTATTAAAAGGTTTGGATAGGGTAGAAGGAGGAGAACTTTCCGTCGAAGTAGAGGTCCGAAACAAGGATGAGATCGGACTCTTGACACACGCATTCAACGCGATGGTTCGGTCCATTCGAGAAGCTAGGCAGGAACTCCAACAATACACTTCCAATCTAGAAAGAACCATTTTGGAAAGGGATTCTATCTATGATGCTGTCCCTCAAGAAAGGATCTTATCTAATAAAACCTTAATATATGCCTCCAGAAGTATGCAGGCTGTAGTAGATAGAGTAGAAAGAATTTCCGGAAGAGAACAACCCGTCTTGATCACAGGGGAAACAGGCACAGGAAAAGAAATCATTGCAGGACTTCTTCATGAATTAGGAAGAGGAAAAGATAGCCCGTTTGTTCCCATTAACTGTGCAGCAGTTCCGGCGAATCTATGGGAAAGCCAGATTTTCGGTTATGTAAGAGGAGCATTTACAGATGCAAAGTCGGATTATGCGGGACTCGTTGCTGAGGCAAATGGTGGGACCATATTTTTCGATGAAGTGGGCGAGATGCCCATCGAGATACAGCCTAAAATATTAAGATTATTGCAAGAACGCAAATACAAACAAGTGGGTGGTCGTTCCGAACTTAAAGCAGAATGTAGGGCAATATTTGCCACTCACAGAAACCTTAGATCGATGGTCGCAAAGGGAACCTTTAGAGAGGATTTGTATTACAGGATAAATGTGTTCGAGATAGGGATCCCACCTTTGAGAGAAAGAAGATCCGATATTCCGTTTCTTACGAATCGATTCGTAGAACATTATTCCAAACAAATGGAAATGGACAAACCGAATATAAGCGAAGAAGTTATGGATCTATTTTTGGAATTTCCTTGGTCCGGAAATATACGAGAATTGGAAAACTGTATCATTCGTACACTTGCAGATTTGAAAGGAGATCATATCAAAATTTCGGATCTTCCTCCCGAGTTATTAGAACTGAAAAATTCGCAAAGAGAAGAAATTGGGGAAATTCCTATCGCGAACGGATCTTATGCTGCCGGTTTCGAGCCTTTGGTTTCTATGTATTCCAGAAGATTGATAGAAACAGCATTACAAAAATGTAAAGGGAACAAATCGGAAGCCGCCAGGCTTTTGAAAATATCCAGGGGGAAGTTACAATACCAAATGAAAATGCTGGATATGGAGTAA
- a CDS encoding DUF3089 domain-containing protein gives MRLFLYSSLLFWGFLFSNCTSIFLYLIKPSGPFTQEKVPNSPDYSKKESWAALPELKDDPDEVPAIAGWKDGQNVAKADVFFVHPTTFIKAEGWNAEIGSSLIVYGLSPLKMQASVFNESAKVYAPRYRQAALYSFIDDSGNGEKAFEIAKKDVLSAFDHYLKNYNQGRPFFIAGHSQGSMMLVHVLKEYLDKKKVSNFVAAYLPGWAIHSSEFHNLKVCKNSKDLGCYISWNSKKWGSQLSDFALPPERYVGGICVNPVNWTPNSPETPKEEHKGGVGIQFSELDKAYVRTKCEGEMLWVDLPSNPNYESRRGNKKNYHISDYGLFYSDIRENVKERLEEYFNKKGKR, from the coding sequence ATGAGACTTTTCTTATATTCTTCTTTGCTGTTTTGGGGATTTTTATTTTCAAACTGCACTTCGATCTTTCTGTATTTGATCAAACCTTCCGGTCCTTTTACCCAGGAGAAGGTTCCGAATTCTCCTGATTATTCTAAAAAAGAATCCTGGGCAGCGCTTCCTGAATTGAAGGATGATCCGGATGAGGTTCCTGCCATCGCTGGTTGGAAGGACGGGCAGAATGTGGCGAAGGCGGATGTATTCTTTGTTCATCCTACCACGTTTATTAAGGCAGAAGGATGGAATGCTGAGATTGGAAGTAGTCTCATCGTTTACGGACTTTCTCCTTTAAAAATGCAAGCTTCCGTTTTTAATGAGTCTGCAAAAGTTTACGCGCCTAGATACAGACAAGCTGCCTTATATTCTTTTATAGATGATTCCGGAAATGGAGAGAAGGCATTCGAGATTGCAAAAAAAGACGTGCTCTCAGCATTCGATCATTATCTAAAAAATTATAACCAAGGAAGACCGTTTTTTATCGCAGGTCATAGCCAAGGTTCGATGATGCTAGTTCACGTATTAAAAGAATATTTGGATAAGAAGAAGGTCTCGAACTTTGTAGCAGCATATCTTCCTGGTTGGGCAATACATTCTTCCGAGTTTCATAATTTGAAAGTTTGTAAGAACTCCAAAGATCTAGGATGTTATATCAGTTGGAATTCCAAAAAATGGGGGTCACAACTTTCCGACTTTGCACTTCCTCCGGAAAGATATGTAGGAGGCATTTGTGTGAATCCGGTGAACTGGACTCCGAACAGTCCCGAAACTCCTAAAGAAGAACATAAGGGCGGAGTGGGCATACAATTCTCTGAGTTGGATAAAGCTTATGTTAGAACAAAATGTGAAGGAGAAATGCTTTGGGTGGATTTACCTTCTAATCCGAACTATGAATCCAGAAGAGGTAATAAGAAAAATTATCATATTTCGGATTATGGACTCTTCTATTCGGATATCAGAGAGAATGTGAAGGAAAGATTAGAAGAATATTTCAATAAGAAAGGAAAACGTTAG
- a CDS encoding extracellular medium-chain-length polyhydroxyalkanoate depolymerase, with the protein MLKRITMLMPLLIGALLFAGAGEVDAARCKTTGLLIKTTSCSYSTKKIEARPGIFRDVRYQVPEGTAPAGGWPVVVMYQGSFFTVQFSRTQGEPFGGYYEVKVIEKMLDNGFAVIAPDAGLDLFWETNLPTIYELTADYIFLNNLFAAIRNGSFGPINANKKFATGISSGGYNTSRMAVSFPGEFKALAIQSGSYATCSGPICIVPTLPSNHPPTFFMHGFLDAVVPWWTMDLYYDKLRSQGIPTDRYTDYLAGHEWVSASAGKIYSWFNQYR; encoded by the coding sequence ATGCTGAAGAGAATCACGATGTTAATGCCTCTACTGATCGGCGCTCTGTTATTTGCAGGAGCCGGAGAAGTGGACGCTGCTCGTTGTAAAACAACCGGTCTATTGATCAAGACGACCAGTTGCTCTTACTCTACAAAAAAAATCGAAGCTAGGCCAGGGATATTTAGGGATGTAAGATACCAAGTACCCGAAGGAACTGCTCCTGCTGGAGGATGGCCTGTGGTAGTAATGTACCAAGGATCCTTCTTTACGGTACAATTCTCTCGTACCCAAGGAGAACCGTTTGGAGGGTACTACGAAGTAAAAGTCATTGAGAAGATGTTGGATAATGGATTTGCAGTGATCGCTCCGGACGCGGGCTTGGATCTTTTCTGGGAAACCAATTTACCTACGATCTACGAACTGACAGCGGATTATATTTTCTTAAATAATCTGTTTGCTGCAATCCGTAATGGAAGTTTCGGTCCAATCAATGCGAATAAAAAATTCGCAACCGGTATTTCCAGCGGAGGATACAACACAAGCCGTATGGCAGTATCGTTCCCGGGAGAATTCAAAGCATTGGCTATACAGTCCGGTTCTTATGCTACATGTAGCGGACCGATCTGCATCGTTCCAACACTTCCTTCCAATCATCCGCCCACGTTTTTTATGCACGGATTCTTGGATGCTGTAGTCCCTTGGTGGACCATGGATTTGTATTATGACAAACTCAGATCCCAAGGAATTCCTACGGATAGATATACGGATTACCTTGCAGGACATGAATGGGTATCCGCATCCGCAGGCAAAATATATTCTTGGTTTAACCAATACCGTTAA
- a CDS encoding OmpH family outer membrane protein: MRSLSKFRILIFSIPFIIVIFYFYFLPSESDPEILTTSKTWTETEEYLNFTETSNESILSEETSESDLDKNFTNSFVLISLVDFPFLSKTREIFENLGENIFSPSPDQSEKAKSFYEKLEYLENKRSFTGLNTFEEEEYILLQLRKKKDLREILNKTFEKLKEELSETRRKEFRTELESLDRSISELSRKNGKY, encoded by the coding sequence ATGAGATCCTTATCCAAATTCCGAATTTTAATCTTCTCAATTCCTTTTATAATAGTAATATTTTATTTTTATTTTTTACCTTCGGAATCTGATCCGGAAATCCTTACCACTTCGAAAACCTGGACAGAAACAGAAGAGTATCTTAACTTTACCGAAACTTCTAACGAATCTATTCTTTCAGAAGAAACTTCCGAATCAGATCTTGATAAAAATTTTACGAACTCTTTCGTACTAATCTCGCTAGTAGACTTTCCTTTTTTATCCAAAACAAGAGAGATTTTTGAAAATTTAGGAGAGAATATTTTCAGTCCCAGTCCAGACCAATCTGAAAAAGCGAAATCATTTTATGAAAAACTTGAATATCTGGAAAACAAAAGATCTTTTACAGGCCTAAATACTTTCGAAGAAGAAGAATATATTCTTTTGCAGTTGAGAAAAAAAAAGGATCTACGAGAGATCCTGAACAAAACATTCGAAAAGCTTAAAGAAGAACTTTCTGAGACCCGGAGAAAAGAATTCAGAACGGAACTGGAATCTTTGGATCGATCTATTTCCGAACTTTCTAGAAAGAACGGAAAATATTAG
- a CDS encoding SpoIIE family protein phosphatase: protein MSLQLTFFSFGSLIVCIFTAVLGSFLAAIRNRSKSSFYLAGAFFLLSIHAFAFVIAYSIDSPAAAYHRWLILAVIPAFSCMGQFFFFYPNPLKEKFAFRFLSFQLFVWITFSAYYIFCTFQKEPIFDFSEQIWTFSLPLENKILSVLVLIYSFLMIFTGIWRSWTASKESNRFTGLFVFFFSLLIFPPVIANSMSRAGLISRTDFLTIYTFFMIPGSFVILVLYINTTSDQTRFLNRITGICLGTFLLILYWIGLASVSRQEDTFDLSKLREAENSIFIKKNVPRADSVSHVGIPTNQNLNSTAGVEVSTNRDSSKRFPRQSSGYYDSVFPSEAERYFIEGTEEKQRSVLYKFFLENPDRKYEATFPYEEYRNFLHRMIRPYFAVLFITVFVVLFGFRLFFRGAIWNPLKNLLIGIGKVNQGDLNTKIQVRIQDEIGFLTDSFNGMVSSIREARTALSVYADTLEDQVKDRTSRLTQLLEQQQGDYFLTSLLLKPFGIETIRNGSVFVESFTRQKKQFVFKEQSHEIGGDLCMSTSLKIGGTNCTVFMNADAMGKSIQGAGGAIVLGSVFGSILNRTRLFEDKTIEFTPQRWLRSAFLELSKVFEIFEGSMLVTAVIGVIEESTGKTYLVNAEHPSPILYRNGKASLIPTKHFFSRIGLPFDPSTTFTVQSFQLKPGDCLFLGSDGKDDLIVGIREDGSKEINENQEAFLSRIEEAQGDLHKIYQDMEEYLTDDISFLKIEYSLSRVSIRTNGQPTRLVSKETN from the coding sequence ATGAGCTTACAGCTGACTTTTTTTTCTTTTGGATCTTTGATCGTTTGTATATTTACCGCGGTGCTGGGAAGTTTTTTAGCCGCAATCCGAAACAGATCTAAATCCAGTTTTTATTTGGCTGGAGCATTTTTTCTATTATCAATCCACGCGTTTGCATTCGTGATCGCATATAGTATAGACTCTCCAGCAGCAGCTTATCATAGATGGCTAATTTTGGCCGTTATCCCTGCATTTTCTTGTATGGGGCAGTTCTTTTTCTTCTATCCGAATCCGTTAAAAGAAAAATTTGCATTTCGTTTTCTAAGCTTTCAATTATTCGTTTGGATTACCTTTTCTGCATATTATATTTTCTGTACATTTCAAAAAGAACCTATATTTGATTTTTCAGAACAGATCTGGACCTTTTCACTTCCTTTAGAGAACAAAATACTAAGTGTTTTGGTATTAATTTATTCTTTTTTAATGATATTCACGGGGATATGGAGAAGTTGGACTGCTTCCAAAGAATCCAATCGTTTTACGGGACTATTCGTCTTTTTCTTCTCCCTTCTCATCTTTCCCCCGGTGATCGCGAACAGCATGAGTCGCGCAGGATTGATCTCCAGAACCGACTTCTTGACGATTTATACTTTCTTCATGATCCCTGGAAGTTTTGTGATCCTGGTGCTTTATATCAATACCACTTCAGACCAAACTCGCTTTTTGAACAGGATCACTGGAATTTGTTTGGGCACATTCTTACTCATTTTGTATTGGATAGGACTCGCTTCTGTTTCTAGACAAGAAGATACATTCGATCTGAGTAAGTTGAGAGAGGCCGAGAATTCGATTTTTATAAAGAAGAATGTCCCTAGAGCAGATTCGGTATCGCATGTTGGAATTCCAACAAATCAGAATTTAAACTCCACCGCAGGCGTAGAAGTTTCTACAAACAGAGACTCCAGCAAAAGATTCCCGAGGCAATCTTCCGGATATTATGACTCAGTTTTTCCTTCGGAAGCGGAACGATATTTTATAGAAGGTACCGAAGAAAAACAAAGATCCGTATTATATAAATTTTTTCTCGAGAACCCGGATCGAAAATACGAAGCAACATTTCCATACGAAGAATATAGGAATTTTCTTCATCGAATGATCAGGCCTTACTTCGCAGTTTTATTCATCACTGTATTTGTAGTACTTTTTGGATTCAGGCTCTTTTTTAGAGGAGCGATCTGGAATCCTCTAAAAAATTTATTAATAGGAATTGGTAAAGTAAACCAAGGCGATTTGAATACAAAAATCCAAGTTCGAATCCAAGACGAGATCGGTTTTCTTACCGATTCATTCAACGGAATGGTAAGCTCCATTCGAGAAGCGAGAACTGCTCTTTCCGTATATGCGGATACATTAGAAGATCAAGTAAAGGACAGAACTTCCAGGCTAACACAATTATTGGAACAACAACAGGGAGATTATTTTTTAACGTCCCTTCTTCTAAAACCTTTCGGAATAGAAACAATCCGGAATGGAAGTGTCTTTGTAGAATCTTTCACCCGCCAGAAAAAACAATTCGTATTCAAAGAACAAAGCCACGAGATCGGTGGTGATCTTTGTATGTCGACCAGCCTTAAAATCGGAGGAACAAATTGTACAGTGTTCATGAATGCGGATGCAATGGGAAAATCCATCCAAGGTGCAGGAGGTGCAATCGTTCTAGGTTCCGTTTTCGGTTCCATCTTAAATAGAACAAGGTTATTCGAAGATAAAACGATAGAGTTTACTCCTCAACGTTGGTTACGTTCCGCTTTTTTAGAACTTTCTAAAGTGTTTGAAATTTTCGAAGGAAGTATGTTGGTTACTGCCGTTATAGGTGTGATAGAAGAATCCACTGGTAAAACCTATTTAGTAAACGCAGAACATCCTTCTCCCATCTTATACAGAAATGGAAAAGCAAGTCTGATACCGACCAAACATTTTTTCAGTCGGATCGGATTGCCATTCGATCCATCTACAACCTTCACAGTCCAATCCTTTCAACTTAAACCAGGCGATTGTTTGTTCTTAGGCTCTGACGGTAAAGACGATCTGATCGTAGGCATCCGTGAAGATGGAAGCAAAGAGATCAACGAAAACCAAGAAGCTTTTTTATCTAGAATAGAAGAAGCGCAAGGAGATCTACATAAGATCTACCAGGACATGGAGGAATATCTTACGGACGATATTTCTTTTTTAAAAATAGAATACTCTCTTTCTAGAGTGTCGATCAGAACGAACGGACAACCTACAAGACTCGTATCAAAAGAAACGAATTAA
- a CDS encoding bile acid:sodium symporter family protein produces MQSGFLLEIVLPISLFIIMFGMGLSLTLKDFERVALFPKAVLVGLLAQLLLLPFLGFMVATMFHLEPLLAVGLMVLSCCPSGPTSNMYSYLFKGDVALSVTLTALISVIKPFTLPFLTYYSMVYFMGEGKTIDLPILKTILQLFIITVLPVGIGMAVKNYSPKFAAACEKPVKVFSMIILFAIIAGLVRQNWEKMWGFFAQSGAAALTMNCICISLGFLLGLLLRLSRTQAVTIAFELGIQNGTTALLVTGTILQVPTMTVVPITYSLLMFLTALVFGLFILKNRRSILDQPSLERAS; encoded by the coding sequence ATGCAAAGTGGATTTTTATTGGAGATAGTTCTTCCGATCTCACTTTTTATAATTATGTTCGGGATGGGATTATCTTTGACACTCAAAGATTTCGAACGAGTAGCTCTATTCCCTAAAGCAGTATTGGTAGGACTTTTGGCTCAACTTTTACTATTACCGTTTTTAGGATTTATGGTGGCTACTATGTTCCACTTGGAACCATTACTGGCAGTGGGATTAATGGTTTTATCCTGTTGCCCTTCAGGCCCGACTTCAAATATGTATTCGTATTTGTTCAAAGGAGATGTGGCGTTATCTGTAACATTAACTGCTCTTATTAGCGTGATCAAACCTTTCACACTACCGTTTTTAACTTACTACTCCATGGTATATTTTATGGGAGAAGGGAAAACGATCGATCTTCCTATACTCAAAACCATTTTACAACTTTTCATCATTACGGTCCTTCCGGTCGGAATTGGTATGGCTGTAAAAAATTATTCTCCGAAATTTGCTGCTGCTTGCGAGAAACCGGTAAAGGTTTTTTCAATGATCATTCTGTTTGCAATCATTGCAGGTCTTGTACGTCAGAACTGGGAAAAGATGTGGGGATTTTTTGCACAAAGCGGAGCCGCTGCTCTTACTATGAATTGTATCTGTATCAGCCTTGGGTTTTTACTCGGATTACTTTTACGTTTAAGTAGAACTCAAGCGGTCACGATCGCTTTCGAGTTAGGGATCCAAAATGGAACAACTGCACTTTTGGTAACGGGAACTATATTACAAGTACCTACGATGACTGTAGTCCCCATTACTTATAGCCTACTCATGTTTTTAACAGCACTGGTTTTCGGATTGTTTATTTTAAAAAACAGAAGGTCTATTTTAGACCAACCATCTTTAGAAAGAGCAAGTTAA
- a CDS encoding thiolase family protein: protein MKLETKLAICTPLRTPFAQIAKGLGAYPAHHLGKIVAESIIQKSGIKKEEIDGIVVGEGFPSSPNPARVIANLIGLRDEIPSITLSNNCVSGLEAISEAARRIILGEGEVFLVIGEESQTDMPFIVKNARLNKKTGSLEKLNKLLPDNLPEGVELRDTLEDGLDDGESSYGMQVTAEILAQNYELSREITDKIAFESFKRTYDASMAGRYEPFIIPVKDQEGNILKIDEAVELRKGLVENPSRMGRAMLLFDNPQSKFEDFKKKYGKDLKKTHGPTVSIFNASPRSDGAAGVIITTVEKAKALGLKIEGLLSGWRMKGVHPNLMGLGQAVATEGLLEDLQLKLEDMDYVEIHEAYAATAVAAMEQLKMDTGWDWEKRFDEKKINPNGGSIAIGHPFGATGVRLVNNAIMDLQEDPKANTVLLTACAHGGIAGSMLIERYKN, encoded by the coding sequence ATGAAACTCGAAACTAAACTCGCAATTTGTACTCCGCTTAGGACTCCATTCGCACAGATCGCAAAAGGGTTGGGGGCTTATCCGGCTCATCACTTAGGAAAGATTGTGGCAGAAAGTATCATCCAAAAAAGTGGGATCAAAAAAGAAGAAATAGACGGTATCGTGGTGGGGGAAGGATTTCCAAGTTCTCCGAATCCAGCTCGAGTAATCGCAAATCTAATCGGGCTCAGGGATGAAATCCCTTCCATCACTCTCTCAAATAACTGTGTATCTGGATTGGAGGCTATCTCAGAAGCCGCCAGAAGGATAATCTTGGGAGAAGGAGAAGTATTTCTTGTGATCGGTGAGGAGTCTCAGACCGATATGCCTTTTATCGTAAAAAATGCACGTTTGAATAAGAAAACCGGATCATTAGAAAAATTGAATAAACTCCTGCCAGATAACCTTCCGGAAGGAGTAGAGTTAAGAGACACTCTCGAGGATGGTCTAGACGATGGAGAGAGCTCTTACGGTATGCAGGTCACCGCAGAAATACTTGCACAGAATTATGAATTGTCTCGCGAGATCACAGACAAGATCGCATTCGAATCATTTAAGCGCACGTATGATGCTTCTATGGCAGGGAGATATGAGCCGTTTATCATTCCTGTAAAAGACCAAGAAGGTAATATATTAAAAATAGACGAGGCGGTAGAACTTAGAAAAGGCCTCGTAGAAAACCCAAGCCGTATGGGAAGAGCAATGCTTCTATTTGATAATCCTCAAAGTAAATTCGAAGACTTTAAGAAAAAATATGGAAAAGATCTGAAGAAGACGCATGGGCCTACAGTTTCTATCTTCAATGCAAGCCCTCGTTCCGACGGAGCCGCAGGAGTGATCATCACTACTGTAGAAAAAGCAAAGGCTCTCGGGTTAAAGATAGAAGGGTTACTTTCCGGATGGAGAATGAAAGGTGTTCATCCGAATTTGATGGGACTTGGACAAGCAGTTGCCACAGAAGGTTTGTTGGAAGACCTACAACTCAAATTAGAAGATATGGATTATGTAGAGATCCATGAAGCGTATGCCGCTACTGCAGTAGCGGCCATGGAACAATTGAAAATGGATACTGGTTGGGATTGGGAAAAAAGATTCGATGAGAAGAAGATCAATCCTAATGGAGGATCCATTGCGATCGGTCACCCATTCGGTGCGACTGGAGTTCGTTTAGTGAATAATGCGATCATGGACCTGCAAGAAGATCCAAAGGCAAATACAGTATTACTTACCGCATGTGCTCATGGAGGAATTGCAGGCTCCATGTTGATCGAAAGATATAAAAATTAA
- a CDS encoding thiolase family protein, producing the protein MKLDKKLAICTPRRTPFAQIAKALGPYPGHHLGRIVAEDIIAKSGVKKDQIDGIVVGEGFSNAPNSARVIANLIGLRDEVPSITVSNNCVSGIEALSEAARRIVLGEGELFLVIGEESQTSMPFVVKNARLNKKAGSLDKLKKLLPDNLPEGVELRDTLEDGLGDGETSYGMQVTAEILAQNYELSREITDKLAFESFKRALEASKAGKYAPFIIPMKDEDGTELTIDEAVGLREGLVENPSRMGRAMLLFENPQMKFDEFKTKYSKYLKKSHGPTVSIFNASPRSDGAAGVILTTVEKAKALGLKIEAVLSGWKMYGVDPNLMGIGQAYATEALLQDTGVKIEDVDYVEIHEAFAATAVAALVQIEKDTGWKWEQKFDEKKINPNGGSIAIGHPFGATGIRLVNNAIMDLQEDPKAKKVVLTACAHGGIAGAMLIERFEG; encoded by the coding sequence ATGAAACTCGATAAAAAATTGGCGATTTGTACGCCAAGAAGAACTCCCTTCGCTCAGATTGCGAAAGCTTTAGGACCCTATCCTGGCCATCACTTAGGTCGTATAGTGGCTGAAGATATTATTGCAAAGAGTGGAGTTAAAAAAGATCAAATCGACGGGATCGTGGTTGGGGAAGGATTCTCTAACGCTCCGAATTCCGCGAGAGTAATCGCTAACCTGATCGGACTCAGAGACGAAGTTCCTTCGATCACAGTTTCCAATAACTGTGTATCCGGGATCGAAGCTCTTTCCGAAGCTGCTCGCCGTATTGTTCTTGGAGAAGGCGAACTTTTCTTAGTAATCGGAGAAGAGTCCCAAACTTCTATGCCTTTCGTTGTGAAAAACGCAAGATTGAACAAGAAAGCGGGATCCTTGGATAAACTGAAAAAACTTCTTCCTGATAATCTTCCTGAAGGTGTTGAACTTAGAGACACTCTTGAGGACGGACTTGGTGACGGAGAAACTTCTTACGGAATGCAAGTAACTGCTGAGATCCTTGCTCAGAATTACGAACTTTCTCGCGAGATCACTGATAAATTAGCGTTTGAATCCTTCAAAAGAGCATTAGAAGCTTCTAAAGCAGGAAAATACGCTCCATTCATCATCCCTATGAAAGACGAAGATGGAACTGAACTTACTATTGATGAGGCAGTTGGCCTTCGTGAAGGACTTGTTGAAAACCCAAGCCGTATGGGAAGAGCGATGCTTCTTTTTGAAAACCCTCAAATGAAATTTGATGAGTTCAAAACCAAGTATTCCAAATATCTTAAAAAATCTCATGGACCAACCGTTTCTATCTTCAACGCGAGCCCTCGTTCTGATGGAGCAGCTGGTGTTATCTTAACTACTGTTGAAAAGGCTAAAGCTCTTGGATTAAAAATCGAAGCAGTTCTTTCCGGATGGAAAATGTACGGTGTGGATCCTAACTTGATGGGAATCGGACAAGCTTATGCTACTGAAGCCCTTCTTCAAGACACCGGAGTTAAGATCGAAGACGTAGACTACGTTGAGATCCATGAAGCGTTTGCTGCGACTGCAGTTGCGGCTCTTGTTCAAATCGAAAAAGATACCGGTTGGAAATGGGAGCAAAAATTCGACGAGAAGAAGATCAACCCTAACGGTGGATCTATCGCTATCGGTCACCCATTCGGAGCTACTGGTATCCGTTTGGTGAACAACGCGATCATGGACCTTCAAGAAGACCCTAAAGCTAAGAAAGTGGTTCTCACTGCTTGTGCTCACGGTGGAATTGCAGGAGCAATGCTCATCGAAAGATTCGAAGGTTAA